A genomic segment from Eulemur rufifrons isolate Redbay chromosome 19, OSU_ERuf_1, whole genome shotgun sequence encodes:
- the ID2 gene encoding DNA-binding protein inhibitor ID-2 has product MDAPPSSNGGEGKPERVAPARVHKSRPAGLGLHSESSLVPSADSSAVGGGLSSRAARSLPVSPATAVSMKAFSPVRSVRKNSLSDHSLGISRSKTPVDDPMSLLYNMNDCYSKLKELVPSIPQNKKVSKMEILQHVIDYILDLQIALDSHPTIVSLHHQRPGQNQASRTPLTTLNTDISILSLQASEFPSEFMSNDSKALCG; this is encoded by the exons ATGGACGCGCCGCCTTCCTCCAATGGGGGCGAAGGGAAGCCCGAGCGTGTAGCCCCGGCGAGGGTGCATAAAAGCCGCCCCGCCGGGCTCGGGCTTCATTCTGAGTCGAGCCTGGTGCCGAGCGCAGATAGCTCAGCAGTCGGCGGCGGCCTGAGCTCCAGGGCAGCGCGCTCCCTCCCGGTCTCTCCTGCCACCGCGGTCAGCATGAAAGCCTTCAGCCCGGTGAGGTCCGTTAGGAAAAACAGCCTGTCGGACCACAGCTTGGGCATCTCCCGGAGCAAAACCCCGGTGGACGACCCGATGAGCCTGCTGTACAACATGAACGACTGCTACTCCAAGCTCAAGGAGCTGGTGCCCAGCATCCCCCAGAACAAGAAGGTGAGCAAGATGGAAATCCTGCAGCACGTCATCGACTACATCTTGGACCTGCAGATCGCTCTGGACTCGCACCCCACTATTGTCAGTCTGCACCACCAGAGACCCGGGCAGAACCAGGCGTCCAGGACGCCGCTGACCACCCTCAACACGGACATCAGCATCCTGTCCTTGCAG GCTTCTGAATTTCCTTCCGAGTTCATGTCAAATGACAGCAAAGCACTCTGTGGCTGA